A region of Trypanosoma brucei brucei TREU927 chromosome 1, complete sequence DNA encodes the following proteins:
- a CDS encoding hypothetical protein, unlikely (gene predicted by glimmer), protein MMPNGSLRASARLTPAGRMMEPPAPFTAAMQLYAQRRQMPGFMCARRAAVAAALQEMRRNYNIED, encoded by the coding sequence ATGATGCCAAATGGATCATTGCGTGCCTCCGCTCGTTTAACACCAGCAGGTCGAATGATGGAACCTCCAGCTCCATTTACAGCCGCCATGCAATTATATGCTCAGCGTCGTCAGATGCCTGGTTTTATGTGCGCAAGGCGGGCTGCAGTGGCGGCGGCTCTACAGGAGATGCGACGGAACTACAACATAGAGGACTAA